The Blautia luti nucleotide sequence CCACAAAAGGGCTTACCAAAACCACAATTTCTGATATCGCTGATCAGGCAGGTGTTGCAAAAGGCACCTTTTATCTGTATTTTAAAGATAAATATGATATCCGGAACAAGCTTGTCTCCCATAAAACAGGGGAGCTCTTTTTCCATGCACATGAAGCACTGAGTCAGACTGAACTGACAGACTTTCAGGAACAGGTACATTTTATTGTAGATCATATACTCACTGAACTGGAGCAGAACCGTACGCTCCTGACTTTCATTTCCAAAAATCTCTCCTGGGGAATTTTTAAAGGTGCTTTCGAGGAAAAAATGCCAGATGAAGACTATCATTTCTATCAGTCTTACCTGGACATGCTTTCTCAGAATAAAACCTCCTACAGGAACCCTGAACTTCTGCTCTTTACCATCATCGAGCTAGTGGGATCCTCCTGTTACAGCTGCATTCTTTACCAGCAGCCTATTTCAATGGAGGAATACCGTCCTTATCTTCACAATGCCATTACCGCTATTATGAAAACCTTTGAGGAACAGTCCTGAGATATTACAGTTCTATGGTTTCCAGATCATCCGGAATCAGAAGATTTCCATTATAATATGGTTTCCCTTCTGCTGTATAAAGTTCCTTGCGTCTGGAAATATTTTTGTCCTCTGTGTGATAGAGGATCAGGTTCTCTGTTCCCAGTTTCTGTGCCAGTTCACAGGCATCTTTTACTGTGGAATGATGTTTCTCATAAGGCTTGAATTTATCTGCCTGGGAATACAGACAGAACGCCTCATGCAACAGCCAGGTACTGTTTACGGCATATTTTTCCTCGCATTCATTATAAGGTTCATCTCCACAGCAGGTCAGTTTCTTTCCATCTGCATATTCCATGCAGAATCCATACTGTTTTGCCTTGGTAGATCTGATATCAAAAAAGGTGGTTTTATGTCCGAGAATACTCTTCTCTTCTCCATCTTTCACTTCGATAAGATATACCTTTTCTCCAATAAAAGCGGTTTCCTTCGGAGTAAGAAGCATTTCAGACATCTGCCTCAGAAGCCGGATCACCTCGTCATGTGCATAAATCCTGACCTCTTCATCAAACTGTCCTCTTGCCATTCCCTGACAGTACATTCTCAGCATCCAGATAATTCCCAGGAGATGATCTATATGCTTATGGGTAACAAAAATTGTATGAATGTCCTTCCAGCTGATACCTGCATCCTCCAGCTGTTTCAGGATCGTGCTTCCGCCGCCTCCGTCAACCAGAAAATATTCCTTCTCGTCTTCTTCATTTAATGTAAAACATGTATTATAACATTTCGTCACTTTGGCATTTCCTGTTCCCAGTATTGTAAGTTTCATCTGCGGTATCCTCCTGTATGGTTTTTCTGATATTTTCCCTGATGAT carries:
- a CDS encoding TetR/AcrR family transcriptional regulator; amino-acid sequence: MSRLEVNKKKKKDALFHTAFELFTTKGLTKTTISDIADQAGVAKGTFYLYFKDKYDIRNKLVSHKTGELFFHAHEALSQTELTDFQEQVHFIVDHILTELEQNRTLLTFISKNLSWGIFKGAFEEKMPDEDYHFYQSYLDMLSQNKTSYRNPELLLFTIIELVGSSCYSCILYQQPISMEEYRPYLHNAITAIMKTFEEQS
- a CDS encoding MBL fold metallo-hydrolase, whose amino-acid sequence is MKLTILGTGNAKVTKCYNTCFTLNEEDEKEYFLVDGGGGSTILKQLEDAGISWKDIHTIFVTHKHIDHLLGIIWMLRMYCQGMARGQFDEEVRIYAHDEVIRLLRQMSEMLLTPKETAFIGEKVYLIEVKDGEEKSILGHKTTFFDIRSTKAKQYGFCMEYADGKKLTCCGDEPYNECEEKYAVNSTWLLHEAFCLYSQADKFKPYEKHHSTVKDACELAQKLGTENLILYHTEDKNISRRKELYTAEGKPYYNGNLLIPDDLETIEL